The sequence ggccgacAGTCCCCTGGGGCTTGACAGCAGCTGAGACTTAAGGGGCAGCTCTCCCGGCTTTGGCCACACAAGAGGCCTCCAGGGAAGTGCTGAGCTCTGAGGGTGCCCACTTCACTCGCCACCTGAAAGCTTAGAGAAAGGAACAGATGCAGACATGggtttatttttcaatgttttttaaagaaataaaaccttcCAAGCTCACTGAGTCCTCTCTCCCTGTTGGTGTAAGGACCCTGGGCACCCCGGCCCGACAGGAACCCATCCTCCTGCAGGAAGGCGGCTAGGCTGCGTCTTGCCCACAGGGACTGGGTCCCTGCCCAGTGGGGAGAATAAAGAGGAGGAGGTAGCTCAGATTCCAAACATTCTCTTTATTACGTGTTTGATCCAGAGGAGAAACGAAGTGCAGGagtggggggctgggtggggagggccgCCTTGCCTGGGAGCCCCTGGCCACCATCCCCCCCCTTGGGAGCCAAGCcatgccctcccagcccctcggAGCACCAGGGCTGTTCCataggggaggagggggggaggggaaggagggagcccTTGGTCGGAGCCGAGCCCGAAGCTGGGCTTGGGGGCAGGAGGACTGAGGTTGGCGTGGCCCCTTCCTGGGACCCAAGGGCTTTAATTGCCAAGGAGCCtggcctgggagtgggggtgatGAGTAGGGGTGGAGTCATCAtaaatcaaaaaaataataaaataataaaataaaaaataaaacccatcaCAAAAAATGTACAACTCAGGTGAGGGTAGGGGCAGCCTCTGTGCTGGACCCCTTCCCCCAATTTCTCAAGAACAGAAACAGCAGAGAAATAAATTAAGGGATGCAGCGGCCACCACCAGCCAAGCGCCCAccaccagccactcccaccctggccacaggTTAGCAGGCTGGgagtggcctggcctggcccccacccagtGGAGGGCAGAGGCCGGCCCTGCTGCCCTATCCGCCCCCGCCAGtggcctgcaggctctgggcAGTGTCTCCTGAGAGGAGGGGTGACAGTGTCAGGAAGAAAGGCAAGGCCAGAGATGAGTGGTTAGGGAAGTCACTGCTATGGAACTAGCTGGTGCCCAGATTAATGCCAATGACGGAGCCGTGGGGAGAGAGGAGCTGCGAGTGAGCGGCTTCGCTCTGCGCCTTCAGACAAAGGCTCTCCCATAATGGAGAACGCCCAGCCCAGGCGGCCCCCTGGGGCCCGGGAGCCCATCTGCCCAGcagtcccctcccctgtcccagcccTAGGGTCAGCCCCGCCTTCTTCCCCGGGAGGGGGTGGGACAAGATGGCACAGACTTTTGAGGGGGGGACCAAGGTCCCCACAGCAGCTTGTGGAAGGAAATGCCCAGCTCTGGGAAGGGGGGCAGAGGATACAGTGTGGGGGGAGGCTGGAGCCCCACGCCTCGCTGCCAGCCCACCCACCTCAGGGCTGcacagcacccccaccccagcccctagCCCCCCAGGCTCCAGCCCAGGGGCCTGAGGTCAGGGGAAGGCCACCTCTGGTGGTTTgcttggagggagggggagaggggagaagcccGCAGTGGGCCTGGCGGAGGGCCTGACAGGGAGCTCCACCACTCTTGCCTGAGAGTGTTCCAGCCCTGAGCCACCCTCCCGGGAAACCCCACAGATCCAGTCTCGACTGTCCCAATGGGGCAGGGAGGAAAAATGGccgctgggattttttttttcttttttctttttggtaataAAAAAGTTCTTGGTTTAGGCGAAATACTCTGTGCAACCGCAGTACCGAGgggagccctgcccccaccctcccttcctttacctcctgtgggagagggggagggcggCATCTGGGCAGGGGTCAACGTGGGGGGAAAGAACCGTCTCCCATCCCCACAAACATGGAAGAAAAAACTGAGCAGGGCGGGAGGGAGAAGTGCCAGCAGGGGGAGACACGCCATCCGTCTGCAGTCTCGCCCAGGTGGGCCGGAGCGGTGGGCCAGCAGCTAAGTCCAGCGGCCCGCCTCCGTCGCCCCCCACTCCTGGCAGCCTGTTAAAGCTTCAGCTCGTTGGCTATTTTGGAGGCAATGTTTTTGAAGGCCATGGAGGTGCCCGATATCCGCTTAAACCGCACCCCGTTGAGGGAGAGCCGCGGCAGTTTGCACACCTCCATCTCCCACTGCACGAAGTCCTCGTGGCCCGGCGTGCCGTGCATGCACAGCAGCATGTACTTCTCGTGCAGCTCGTTCTGGCAGCTGTTGGCGTCCAGCACCTTGCGGATCTCCCGCATCATCTCGTTGGGCTCCATGGAGCTCGTGGTCTTCATGCTCCAGGTGAAGCGGAGCGAGCGCGGCTTGGCCTCCCGGGACTCCTCCTTGTCCTTGTCGCTGCCACCGCCGCCCACCACGTGAGGCCTGCGGAGAGGCAGAGCCGCGTCAGGCACCGAGGACCCACCCAGGGCACCACCCTGGCGCCAGGGACCctgagagcagagcagagcagagcagcgggcgggcgggcgagaGGCGTGGGCAGTCCTGGCCTCCACCTGGGCAGAGGTGAGGAGCCAGGCAGAAGCCGCCGCGGGCGGGGCAGGGGTACAGTCGTGCTCCCCTTTGAAGAGGGCAGGGTCAGGGAGGAACGGGGAGCCCGCTCGGCAGCCTGAATTCCAGGCTGGACACGGGAAGCCAAGGGCCCAGACAGGTGAGCAGGGCTCCGCCTTCCAGAGGCAGAAGGGCCCGCCCTGCGCTGGGGGTTCTCTGAGGAAAAGGGAAGCCTCAAGAGGGTGGCGAAGGGGTGGCAGGAGGAGAGGAGCGGGAGGCGGGGCAAGCCCGGAGGCCGGGGCAGGGCCGGTGCTGGCTCCAGCCCGCTCACCTGAGAGTCTCCACTCGATCTTTGCTTTCAGGTTCATTCAGGTTCCTCAAAAAACAGAGCGAGGGAGAGTTTAGTGCTGGGACTTCTCGCTCCTTCCACCGCCGCAGACCCAGGTGAGGCAGTCCAGGGAGGTGCCACCGAGGGCAGGCAGGACCCAGCCCTGAGGCCGCTTTCCAGTCACCTGGCAGGCCACCATGGCTCTGCGGCACCTCACACCGGCAGCGCTCGTCCCTTTCCAACAGGGAGCCCGCCCCTCCCCACAGTCCCAGAggagtgtgctggggagggaggctgtggaGGTGCAGGCACCCGCACCCAGCAGTCAccgggcaggcagggccctggcccACGGCCAGGCTGCTGTACGGGGGTCTTCTCAGAACCACAGgcctctggggggaggggctgggagctcagAGGGCCAAGCTCTGGAACTGCTTTGATGTGCTCAGGGATGGTGCCTGGGGCcgggtggggaggagaagggcccCAGACTAGCCCACCTCCCCCATTCTTTGAtaactcccctgcctgccaggctgCCAAGCCATCAGATTATACGGAAGAGAGGacgcagggcagggccgggcagACACcttgggtgtggggagaggtcTGGCCCCGCTGAGCGGCTTCTCCAGCTCCGGGCTGGAAGATGGGTGCCTGGAGCTGGGAAATTGGGGGTtgcagaggagggcagggtgtgaggagagagagagagagcagcagcagcacatgTAAAAGGAACACAAAGACATCAGACACACAAATGCAGACAAGCGCACTGCGCGCCTGGAGCCTGGCTGCTCTCTCCGGCCACACCTGGCTCTTGCCCTGTGGGTGGAGGCGCCTGCAGGGCTGGCCCCCACATGAGTCAACAGCCAGCCATGCAGTGAAGAGCTGGGTGGGGTCGGGtaggaggaaggggaaagcctGAAGACCCTGTCTCGGCTGTTTCTCTGTCAGCTGGGGCACCAACGTGCCTACCAGGTGTCCTAGCACAGGGCCGGGCCGACAACCTTGGCAAACCTGGCCCTTGGTCTTCAGCTTGGTATTTGGCCCACCCAGGCCTCCAGAGGGGATGAGGAGGCCCGGGGTGGGGACGGAGCCAGGATCCGGCCTAGGAAGGGAGGTGCCCGAGGGAGGGGGATCTCCCCGTTTTGCCAGGGCCCTAGAACATCCCAGCTCCTGGCTCTTTGGAAGCCACAGGCCATGGCTGTGTCAGCCCAGAAGGGAGGCGGTTTGGTTCATTCAGATACTGCTGGAGGCAGCAGGTGTGCTGGGGGGTGGCCCGAGCTCTGCAGGAGCTGCCAGAGGGGTGCTGTGCCCTATTTGTGAGGCGAAGGCTCCTTGGGCCCAGCGGCGGCAGACTGTAGCCCTGGGACCCGAGTCCCTGCGGTACATCCAAAGTCCTGCCACCCCTGGGACAGGGGCAGAAGGTCACAGAGCCCAGAGGTTCGCAGGGACAGAGACAGGGAAGCCAGGAGACCCAGAATGAGAGACCATCCCAGGTGCACTGTCGACCTCAGCAGGGAGACCCTCTTGGGAGCACATGCACAGACAGGGGAAGGGCCAGAACACAAACCCCATGTTCGAGACCAAAGACCAAAAcccagaggtggggtgggggaggagccaaTCTTAAAGGGAGAATTCCCTGAGGAGACCCCCTTGCTTGGGGATAGGCCCAGCATCTTCAAAGTCATCTGCCCGAGTGGGCAAATGTGGCCTCACGCGGCGGCCCAGTCCGAGCCGTCTTCATCCCTTTAAGATGGCAGAGGGCCACACAGATGTGGTTAGCAGACggagggggagcaggagccgGAAAAGGGGAGTTAGTGACAGAGGAGGACACGGACACGGACAcaggacagacacacacacacacagtgggctCAACGCCTACCTTCTGGCAAACCTGAAAGACagatttctaaaaaaacaaacaaaaaaagacaaaataaaaaaagaaataaaaaaacaaaaacaacaagacGGTATGTGGATAAGCAGGTAGGGGTGGACTTTACAGGTTCAAGGGTCACCCCGTTTGTGGAAGAGCCGCTCAGCGAGACTAGAGTCCCAGGCTCGGGATCTGCTCGCGCCCGCCTGCAGCCCTGCACCTGAAttccagggctggccaggggcatGGTTTCTCTGTCTATTCCAGCTGAGCGGGCTGAAGCAGGCGGAAGGGCAGGCCGCCTGCTCTCTCCGGCCTCCGGCGGCTTCCTGAGCTACACTgagggggcagaggaagggtgGGATAGAGACAGGGACTATCCCAAGAGGCCAGATTGCTGGATGCACCTCAAGAATCAAAACCGTCCCTTTGGGGTGGTGGGGAGCCAGGTGTGGGAACCCTCATGAAGAGACTCCCACCCTGGTTCCCACACAAGAAAATCAGCGCATCAGGCTGCGAGGGAGGAGGCCGCCTGGGCCCCCACCAGCTGTTGCACTTATGGCCTTCATCCTGGCAACCCGGGGCCTGAGAGCGTGGCTGTAGCAGAGGGAGTGGCTGCAGCGAGACCCAACCAACCACTGGGTTCGGGGAAAGGAGGTCAGAGGGGGCAGACGAGACCAGGAAAACTCCTTGCTGGCCCAGCCTGGCTCAGGTCTCATGACTTTGCAGCTGCGTCACCAAATATAAGTTTCCATGGGAACCCAGGAGAAGAGGGGGCTTTTATTTTAGCATCTGAGTTCACACTCTCCTAGAGAGGAGGCGGCATCAGCATGGGCCATCTGCTCAGGCCAGAGAATGAGGTGTATGTAGAAGGAGTTGGGGAGACCTAAGAGGGACAAGGAGGGTCTGGGCACCTGAGTTACTGACAAAGTTCCAATTTCATAGGCTTCCAGAAGCCTCTTTTAACCCCAATTCCAGgtacccccatcccaccccaggcaggcaggaaggcctgGCCTCACACTCTGCCACCTTAAGGCCCCTACTCACCTTCGTACAAACTTGGAGGTGAATTTGCTGAAAATGCTCCCGGAGGCCCCCCTCCGTCCCTGGCTGTtgccagagggagaggctggggttaCACCGTAGGGCAAGTTCTGCTGGTCCCGCACCTGCCGGAGCTGCCCAGCATGGAAGGTGCTCCGACTGGATACACCCCGGGGGAAATTAGTTCGGTCTGGGgctcctccactgctgctgaTGTTGTGGGCGGAGGGGGAGGCGACAGGGACACGCTGGGGGGCTGTGCTGTGGGaaaagaggtgggggtggggaaatgcATCAGGGCCCGAGAAGCCATCACGGCCAAGCACCTGGAGCCCTGGTGGGAGCAGGGAAGGAAGACgctggggcagaggcagccaTCACAGAGGACACAGGAGGAGGGTGTGACCACTGAGGACACTGGGAAGGAGGACATCTAGGTGAGGTGGGAGGAatggtttgggggagggagggagccaggagggatACGTGTGCGGGGAGCAGTACAGGCTGGAGAGATGTGGCTCCTTGGGAGCTAGGCAGCTGGAACCTCGAGGGGACAATGTTGACCAACCCTCAAGGGTGAGTCCCTGTGATGCTGACTGTTCCTGGGTCCTAAGGAGTCCAGGAGGCTCAGAACCAAAAGGCTTCCTTCTGGAGCCTCTGGACGGCTTCGGGCATATCTGCTCTGAGGGGAGACTGCAGGAAAAGAGGGGGGCATTAAGCCATTTTTTGTTCCTTCCACTTCCTGGCTGCAGGGGACAAAGCCATTTCTTGTGGCTAAGATGACAAGAACAGAGCAGGACCAGGTGGGAAGAAACGGTTGGAGGCAGGGTGTGGGACAGGTGTAGGGCAGCAGGTGCACCAGCTGCCCCAGCACACTTGCCTGGGCCGCGGCACCTCACAGTTACTGTCCGTGGGGGGCAGCCCAGTGGCCTTGTTGGGGTGCACGGAGGCCGACATGGATTTCTGGTGCTGGCGGGGTCGGGCCGCAGAGACTGCGGCAGAAGCAGAAGCCGTGGAGGCCCGGGACCCTGGTGTGGTTAGGCTAGGAGACAAAAGCAGCGGAGAGGCCTGGGTTAGGGCTGGGTGGGGCGGCAGGCCGGGTGAGgaagccagggcaggcgggaagggCCAGAGCTGGGAGCGCGGCAGGATGCAGGTCAGCCCCAGGAGCAGCAGTGGGACACCAGTCAGAGCTGAGGAAGGCGGAGCTGGGAGCGGAGGGCAGGGTGAGGAAGGCGAGGTggtccagggcctggggaggaaaCCAAAGTGCAGGAAAGCCAAGGGGGCAACTgcctccagccacactggtctcCTAGGAATTCTGAAAGCAAGGCTGCTTCCTTTCCAGAAAGAGCAGGGGTTGCTAAGGGGAGTCTTCATTAGGCTCAGGAGAGGCGGAGCCAGGGACGCACAGTAAGAGATGCTGATGGTCAAGGAGCTGGGGGCTCTGCTCTCGGGCACAGCTGGGGTCACCTCCATGTGCACACCCCGCAGGTGGGCACCTCAGTTCTGCCCTGCCCTGCGCCTGGGGCCCCGGAACAAGCCTcagcactgaggcccagaggagcgGGTTGCCAGGCCCTGATGAGATGACCAGGGAGTCACACTTGGTCCACTGCAAGGAGCGGTCGCAGGAGCAcagggaaagggatgtggggagggggaagggaggaggtctGGTGTGTGGAAAGCTGGACTGGACAGAGCGACGGGActccagggagcagggaggggagtggTGCCGCTGACAGAGGTCGCCGCCGTGAGAGGCGGCTCCTGGCCCGCCTGCTCACCTGTCTTTGCCATTCTGGAtggaggcctggcccaggctggccctCTCCAAAAGCGGGGAATTCCTGCTTCGATTTGTGCTGGTGGAGAGGATGCTGTTCTGTGGGGAAGAGAGAACAAGGCTGTTACAGAGCCGGTTTCACTGGCAGGTCGCAGCACCCCTTTCCCTCCACCTTCCCCCAAGAGCGGGCACGGGTCGGCAAACAGCGGCCTGCTTCTCCTGCGGGGGCTGGGCTTTCTAAGTGAGCAAAAGCGGCCCGGAGGAGAGGCCAGGTAGGCAGCCAAAGGGAGAGGGTCTGGACCAAGAGCTGCCTGGAGAGGACCGgccgagggggtggggaggaagggcggagggggaggaggagggtggaaggAGACCAGGCAGCGCGGCTCACCGTGGAGGGGGTAGGGGTGGTTTTCTTCCTCTCTAGGCCGGGCAGGGGGCTGGCAGGCACTTTGGCTGTGCTGCTGGCCTTCCGCCCCGACTCCCGGTCCTCCTCAGGCCGCTTGTTTTCCGCGTTGTTACTCTGAGTCTTCTTAGAGTAGGAATTTGAGGTGGGAATGGCAGGACCAGCTGCTGGGCCAGAGTGATAGTGGGAATGGGTAAGACGGGGCTCACAGCGTGCCCCCTCCCCACGCCTGCTCTCCTGTGGTCTTGCCAGCAATCAGCAAACACCACTTCTCAGAGGCTGAGGGAAGGGACCTGCCCCAGGTCATGCTACTAGTAAGTGGCTGAATGGGGAGTAAAACTCAGCTATGTCATCCAAAGTCAGAGAACTTGTGACTTCTCAGCAGAGGGTGGGTCCCCCACCTGCAACTCCCCAAAGCACTTACCCTGGTCGCTGAAGCGCCGCTGCTTGGGGTTGGCAGAGACGCTGCGCTGTACCttgtgggagggggaaggagcaCTGCTATTGGTCATGTCAGCTGAAGGCCTGGGCTTCAAGGTGATGGCATCGCCTTCCTGCTGCAAGAACAGAAAAGGGAGGGCAGAAGTTAGGCAGAGATCCACAAACCCACCCGGCGCTCCAGACCAGGCCCTGCAAGGCCAATGTGCAACCGAACTCTTGTGGAAACAGGTGCCCGACACAGACCCCAACAGGCCCAGACAGACACGACCCCACCTCCCACAAAGACCCCCACCTCACGGAGGGATACACACGCCCACAGGAACGCAGGTCCAGACACAGACCTCTCGCGTACCTCCTGGGCAGGCTAAGGGGAGAACCAAGAGAGGGAGCCCAACACCACcgggggggagcaggagggagaggccatGAGTGCAGGTGGGGACACAGATGGAGACCTAGACCCCCATCCCACAGACCCCACGGACTCCGACATAAGACATGATGACCCAGATGCACAGACGAGAGGATGGACATACATGCACACAGTTACACGTATCCAGAAACAAGCACCAGGCAGAAGCAGCACAGACTCGAGATCTTTTAAGAAAAACACAGGGACCCTTACGTGCAGAGACCCAGAGATACACAATTCCCAAACAAAGAGAGACAAATATGTGGAAACAACATTTCTAGAGGAACACAGAACTGACCCAGTCAGATGGACTGAGACCCAGTCTGACTAGGTCTGCTCACCCACAtggaagcccagccccagcccagaccccACCAGGTACCTACTCCTCGCTGACAGAGGTCAGCGAGAGCAAAGACCAGTGGACTCTGGCCACCAAAGCTGAGGCTTCAAATTCATCAGCAGAGGCAGCACACCCACTCAGACACGAGCTTCTGCCCTCAATGGGGTATGGAAACATGGGGGTGCCACGGCCAGCAGggcaccgggggtgggggggggcagggcacacACCTCCGAGCTCTTGTAGCCGAGGAGCAGGTAGGTGGCCATCACCTCGTTGTACCGCTGGCCCACCAGCGAGTCCTGGATCTCTTCTCGTGTGTAACCCATGGACACCATCAGCTCTGCACAGGGGGTACACAGTTAAGGCTGGTCCCGAGTCCTTGGCAGGCTCAACCTCACGGCCCAGCCGAGCCTCACCTGTCCGCCGGGGGTCCTTGTAGTCAGGGAGCGGCTCCACATAAGGCTTTAATTCATCATCTTCGTGACCCACATTCATCCATCGATCTTTCATGATTTGCTGGGGGATAAAGTGAAGGGGAAGGAGCCTCAGTGTGAAGGTTTCCTTGGGGACCCGGGACCTGGCGGCCAGTGGGGCCCTCAGCTGCTCACCTCTAAAGTGCCTCTCTTGCTGGGATTGAGAATGAGAAATTTCTTAAGCAGGTTTTCACAGTCTGTGGACATGTAGAACGGAATACGGTATTTTCCCCTCAGTACCCGCTCCCGCAGTTCCTGCAGGAGGGAAACGGAAATCACCCCAAAGCCAAGGGAAGAAACCTAGTATCCGGGCTCCTGAGAGCTTAAGACTGGCCAGGCAGCTAGAAATGAAAtacagcaggaggcagagagcagggacatgcccccgccccccaagcccGAGGCCTGCGTCCTGAGTGCCCTGAGGGCATGGTGGACACACAACTGGTCCCATCCCTGGAGGAGGACTGAGGTAGGTGACTGCCCTGGGTGCAGAAGATCTTTAGCTGCTACCTCTGCAAGCCCTTCTCTGAGGCTCTGGCGTGGGAAGTGTAGAGAGGTGGCAAAGGGGAGAGGTCGGGGTAAGACTGGAGGCTGCGAGAGGCAATGAGAAGTAATAACAATGATCTCAGCCTGCGCTTCACTCCACCTTGAGGTTCTGTCCATCAAACGGCAGGGATCCGCTGACCAGTGTGTACAGGATGACGCCCAGGCTCCACACGTCCACCTCGGGCCCGTCGTACTTCTTGCCCTGGAAGAGCTCTGGGGCTGCGTACGGGGGGCTCCCACAGAACGTGTCCAGCTTGTTCCCAAAGGTGAACTCGTTGCTGAAACCAAAGTCTGCGATCTTGATGTTCATGTCGGCGTCCAGGAGCAGGTTTTCTGCCTGAGAAGGAAGATGGAAACCGTCAGGGACCCGAGTGGACCCACGAAGGCACTGGGCAGAAGCTGAGGGGATGGGAAAGCCAACAGGACGCCCTCTCCAGGCTTAGGGCcttctcctccagccccaggcaggcctTCCATCAGCTTAACAGGCGGGGCTGGAAGAGGGCAGCGCAGACTACTCCTCAATGGGCAGCCATGGGAGAGCTGGGATCTGAAGGCTCAGAGACGCTCTGAGCTGCGAAAGCTTCCGTCAGGCGCAGGTTAACCACGGTCATGTCTGCCTCACATTCGAACCTCTCTGTGCACATGCACTCTGCACAGCAGCTGTGCGGCGGGGTGAACGCAGTGAGCATTCTCCCTGCAGTCAGCCCTGGGCCGTCGGACGGCCGAGTAGAGTCTGGAGTGCCCCTGCCTGGCAACACTGGAGGGTGGTGGCCCAGAGCCTCTGCCCACTGCGGGAACGGGATCCTgcgtctagcccaggggtgggcaaactttttgactcgagggccacaatgggttcttaaactggaccggaggccggaacaaaagcatggatggagtgtttgtgtggactaatataaattcaaagtaagcatcattacataaaagggtacggtcttttttttttttttttttttagttttattcatttccaacgggccggatcaggcccgcgggccgtagtttgcccacggctggtctagtcgGAGACCTACATTAGAAGCAGACCAGGGCTTCCTCATTATCTCCAAAGCAGTAAAGGCTGGTGTTGCCTTGAATGCTCAGACCTGATGGTCACGTCATGGTGAATGGAAGGGAACAACCTGCTCTCACTCAAAGGTGCAGGGGGAAGAGCACGCctaccttttattaaaaaatgtttttaatatatttttattgattttagagaggaagggagagggagagagagaaacatcaacgatgaagagagaatcatggatcagctgcctcctgcacgcccccaactggggattgagcctgtaacctgggcatgtgcccttgaccagaatcgaacctgggacccttcagtccacaggccaacactctatccgctgagccaaaccggctaggacaagCACACCTACCTTTAAGTCTCTGTGAACAATAAACTTCTGGTGGCAGTACTGCACAGCAGACACTatctgaaaggaaggaagaagggttAGTCCAGAGCCACCTGGGGGAGGCCACAGGAGCTGGCACAGCTGTGACCTGGGGATCTCATTCTAAGCTGCCACTCAGATAGCAAAGCCTGAGGACCCTTCAAAGGCCACTTACAGACAGGCAGCCCCTCCCTGTCTGCCAGACCCCAAAAGGCCAAGGTCAGACCCGGACGCCGGGAGGGAGTCACACCCACCTGGCGGAATTTGGCTCgagcctctttttctttcatcctGCCATGAGCCACGAGGTAATCAAACACCTCTCCTGCAAGAGACGGGCACAGCGCTGGGTCAGAGCTTGCTGGGGCCGGGCAGTGGGGCACAGAGGAGAGGCGGTGCCATACCTACCTCCACTGGCATACTCCATGACAAGGTAGAGAGTTTTTTCAGTCTCAATCACTTCAAATAATTTAACTACAAGAGAAAAGGCCAAGCCATGAGTCAAAAAAGTAGGAGGGGCCACATATTGAGCCCCAACATGTACAGGGGGCATCCTAGGGATGaagactcccccctcccccgctcctgcTTCCCAAGGACAAGTTCCTCTCAAAGCAGCCACGCTACTAAGGACAGCTCGGCGCTCAGGCAGAGCTGCATTGTGAGCTGGGCTTCCCCAGAGGCACCCCGAGGACTGCAGCCCCCAGAAGGCGGGGCCCAGGGGAGAAGGACAATACGCCAGGGAGTGGAGCCCTGATGTGGGGGAAAAGAATGGAGCGGCAACTGGTTCTCACCTATGTTGGGATGATTCAAAACCTTCATTATTCTTACTTCCCGGAATAGCTGAAAAGTAAAATAGAGGGGTCATGTTTGCACCACTGGCTCTCCCCTGGCCTCTCCAACAGAGGCACTGCTAGGAAtctttttccaaaaagaaaaagattcgGGCAAGGAAAAGAAACAGGGCAATGGTCTGCACCTTCCGTGCCCAGCCCTGAGGGTTGAGAACAGGTGAGGGGCAGAAGGGTCAGCGGGAGGGAAGCTGGGCTCCGACGGCTCGTACCCTGAGCTTCGGcactggggccagccagccacccTGCTGCATCACCCAGATCCTGCCCCGCACAGCAGAAGGGTTTCGGTTGGGTGCCTCT is a genomic window of Myotis daubentonii chromosome 9, mMyoDau2.1, whole genome shotgun sequence containing:
- the MARK2 gene encoding serine/threonine-protein kinase MARK2 isoform X4: MSSARTPLPTLNERDTEQPTLGHLDSKPSSKPNMLRGRNSATSADEQPHIGNYRLLKTIGKGNFAKVKLARHILTGKEVAVKIIDKTQLNSSSLQKLFREVRIMKVLNHPNIVKLFEVIETEKTLYLVMEYASGGEVFDYLVAHGRMKEKEARAKFRQIVSAVQYCHQKFIVHRDLKAENLLLDADMNIKIADFGFSNEFTFGNKLDTFCGSPPYAAPELFQGKKYDGPEVDVWSLGVILYTLVSGSLPFDGQNLKELRERVLRGKYRIPFYMSTDCENLLKKFLILNPSKRGTLEQIMKDRWMNVGHEDDELKPYVEPLPDYKDPRRTELMVSMGYTREEIQDSLVGQRYNEVMATYLLLGYKSSEEGDAITLKPRPSADMTNSSAPSPSHKVQRSVSANPKQRRFSDQAGPAIPTSNSYSKKTQSNNAENKRPEEDRESGRKASSTAKVPASPLPGLERKKTTPTPSTNSILSTSTNRSRNSPLLERASLGQASIQNGKDSLTTPGSRASTASASAAVSAARPRQHQKSMSASVHPNKATGLPPTDSNCEVPRPSTAPQRVPVASPSAHNISSSGGAPDRTNFPRGVSSRSTFHAGQLRQVRDQQNLPYGVTPASPSGNSQGRRGASGSIFSKFTSKFVRRNLSFRFARRNLNEPESKDRVETLRPHVVGGGGSDKDKEESREAKPRSLRFTWSMKTTSSMEPNEMMREIRKVLDANSCQNELHEKYMLLCMHGTPGHEDFVQWEMEVCKLPRLSLNGVRFKRISGTSMAFKNIASKIANELKL
- the MARK2 gene encoding serine/threonine-protein kinase MARK2 isoform X8, producing the protein MSSARTPLPTLNERDTEQPTLGHLDSKPSSKPNMLRGRNSATSADEQPHIGNYRLLKTIGKGNFAKVKLARHILTGKEVAVKIIDKTQLNSSSLQKLFREVRIMKVLNHPNIVKLFEVIETEKTLYLVMEYASGGEVFDYLVAHGRMKEKEARAKFRQIVSAVQYCHQKFIVHRDLKAENLLLDADMNIKIADFGFSNEFTFGNKLDTFCGSPPYAAPELFQGKKYDGPEVDVWSLGVILYTLVSGSLPFDGQNLKELRERVLRGKYRIPFYMSTDCENLLKKFLILNPSKRGTLEQIMKDRWMNVGHEDDELKPYVEPLPDYKDPRRTELMVSMGYTREEIQDSLVGQRYNEVMATYLLLGYKSSEQEGDAITLKPRPSADMTNSSAPSPSHKVQRSVSANPKQRRFSDQAAGPAIPTSNSYSKKTQSNNAENKRPEEDRESGRKASSTAKVPASPLPGLERKKTTPTPSTNSILSTSTNRSRNSPLLERASLGQASIQNGKDSTAPQRVPVASPSAHNISSSGGAPDRTNFPRGVSSRSTFHAGQLRQVRDQQNLPYGVTPASPSGNSQGRRGASGSIFSKFTSKFVRRNLSFRFARRNLNEPESKDRVETLRPHVVGGGGSDKDKEESREAKPRSLRFTWSMKTTSSMEPNEMMREIRKVLDANSCQNELHEKYMLLCMHGTPGHEDFVQWEMEVCKLPRLSLNGVRFKRISGTSMAFKNIASKIANELKL
- the MARK2 gene encoding serine/threonine-protein kinase MARK2 isoform X1, with protein sequence MSSARTPLPTLNERDTEQPTLGHLDSKPSSKPNMLRGRNSATSADEQPHIGNYRLLKTIGKGNFAKVKLARHILTGKEVAVKIIDKTQLNSSSLQKLFREVRIMKVLNHPNIVKLFEVIETEKTLYLVMEYASGGEVFDYLVAHGRMKEKEARAKFRQIVSAVQYCHQKFIVHRDLKAENLLLDADMNIKIADFGFSNEFTFGNKLDTFCGSPPYAAPELFQGKKYDGPEVDVWSLGVILYTLVSGSLPFDGQNLKELRERVLRGKYRIPFYMSTDCENLLKKFLILNPSKRGTLEQIMKDRWMNVGHEDDELKPYVEPLPDYKDPRRTELMVSMGYTREEIQDSLVGQRYNEVMATYLLLGYKSSEQEGDAITLKPRPSADMTNSSAPSPSHKVQRSVSANPKQRRFSDQAAGPAIPTSNSYSKKTQSNNAENKRPEEDRESGRKASSTAKVPASPLPGLERKKTTPTPSTNSILSTSTNRSRNSPLLERASLGQASIQNGKDSLTTPGSRASTASASAAVSAARPRQHQKSMSASVHPNKATGLPPTDSNCEVPRPSTAPQRVPVASPSAHNISSSGGAPDRTNFPRGVSSRSTFHAGQLRQVRDQQNLPYGVTPASPSGNSQGRRGASGSIFSKFTSKFVRRNLSFRFARRNLNEPESKDRVETLRPHVVGGGGSDKDKEESREAKPRSLRFTWSMKTTSSMEPNEMMREIRKVLDANSCQNELHEKYMLLCMHGTPGHEDFVQWEMEVCKLPRLSLNGVRFKRISGTSMAFKNIASKIANELKL